In Moraxella nasovis, the sequence CGCAAAGCATATCTGATGATTGATGGCACTAAAGGCAGATTTATAGGCGTTTAGTTGCCCTAAAATGGCGTTTTTGCTATAGACATAAAGCGGTGTCTGATAAGTGCTTGCTAAGTCATGAGCATTCACGCCATCGATGTGCAGATGGTTGTTGCGATACTCAATAAACGGCAGAGCGTCGGTAAGAGTGATGGGGTCGATGGTTAGGCTGTCTGTCATGGTCGTCTCGTTTGGATTTAAGTCTATGTTGTTAGTAGCTTTGGTCTGCGCTTTGTTTGTCGATGTCGTCTTGATGGGCTTTTTTGTCAAGGTGCTTTGTGAATTTTGGTAATAAAAAATTGTCTTTTTTGGTGGTATGATCAGCTGGCAGGTATAACGCCCCTTTTTGACCACAACTTGTTAGGCAAATGATGGCAACTAAGCCGCTAAAAGCATAAACTAAAGTTTTCATTATCATATCCATTATAAAAGATATTATTGTATCATAAGTGTTGGTTTTAGGCGGGAAATTGGACTAAATTTAGCCTATTTTTAAATATTTTCATTGAACTAATGTCAAATATAAAGACTTGTTACGGTTTTTACTTATGTTATAATAATTTCATCTTTCTTTCCAATTTAAAGGATAATTCATGTCATTAATCAACCCAACGTTAGTTTTAAACTGTGGTTCATCATCACTTAAATACGCCCTAATTAGCGAAGATGGCGAAACTCGTATCGAAGGGCTTGCCGAAGCACTAGGCAATACAGACGCTCGCATTAAGCATAAGAACCTAGACGGCTCTAAAGTTGACATTAATATCCCAAATAGCGGTGCTCACACTGAAGCTTTGCAAATCATCTTAGGCGATCTTATCAAAGAATACCAGCCTGTGGCTGTAGGGCATCGTGTGGTTCATGGTGGCGATAAGTTTACTAAAGCGACTGTGATTAATGAAGAAGTCTTGGCGACCATCGAAGAATTGGCAACCCTTGCTCCTTTACATAATCCTGCCAACGCCCTTGGCATTAAAGCGATTAATGACATCTATCCTAAGTTACCACAAGTTGCGATTTTTGATACTGCATTTCATCAAACTATGCCCGCTCATGCGTATCGCTATGCTGTGCCAAAACAGCTATACACTGACCATCAAATCCGCCGTTACGGCTTTCATGGCACAAGCCATAACTATGTATCAAACCGTGCCAGTAAGCTAACCACCCAAGACGGCGATAAAGGCTGGCTTGTGGCACACTTAGGTAATGGCTGCTCAGCGACTGCTGTCTATAATGGGAAAAGCATGGACACAAGCATGGGTATTACACCGCTTGAAGGTTTGATGATGGGTACACGCTCAGGCGATATCGACCCAAGTTTTCATTTGCACATTCATCGCACACTTGGCTTATCGCTTGAAGAAGTGGATACTTTATTAAATAAAAAGAGCGGTCTTTTGGGCGTGTCGGGCGTCTCAAATGACATGAGAATCCTTGAGCAAGCTGCTGCAGAAGGCAATCAGGACGCTATCCTTTCTCTTGAGATGTTCGCCTATCGTGTCGCTAAATATTTACTAAGTCTGACAGCTGGCTTGCCAGTATTGACTGGTGTGGCTTTCACAGGCGGTATTGGTGAGAACGGTGCAGACATGCGTGGTAAAATCGTCGCCCATCTAAAACACTTGGGTGCAAAAATTGACACAGCCAAGAATGATGCACTAATCCGTGGTGCAGAAGGTAGCTTTCATGCTGATGATTCTGCCATTGAGCTTTGGGTAATTCCAACTGATGAAGAATACCAAATCATGAGTGAAACTCGTGAGATTTTAGGTCTATAAGATTTATGCAAATGCTAGAAGTCTTTATAAAAGGGCTTTTGGCATTTGTCATTTATGTCTAATTTAAAACACAAAAGGTAAAATCATGACAACTTTTTTATTTGTGCCAGTCGGACAAGCGGATGTGACAAACGTTGTAAATAAGACCAATAAAGCCGTCTTTGATCCCATCAAGTCGCTTGGACAAGATCGGTTTGAAGAGGTGTTGGCAAAGGGTAAGTTGGGCGATTTACTAGAAGTGGTATTTGCTCAAGTGAATGCAGCTGATGATGACATTAAGCTTGTTCAGGGGGTTAGTACAACACATACATATGCTGATACTGTCAACGTTCGCTTAGCTTATGCCTTAGATGCAGATGTAATCTTAGTGGGTGACAACGAAAATCTTTTTGCCATTGCTGAGCAAACCTTTGGTGAGCGTGTCGTGGCAAAGGTGAGTGAAGACGGCGATGCTAATGAATTTATCAAAGTAAATGATCGTCCTGCTCGCTTATCACCATCGGCATTTCGCCACGCTGTCGTAGAAAAAGCCAAAGCTGCCAAAAAGCGTATCGTACTGCCAGAAGGTGAAGAGCCACGCACCATCACTGCGGCTGCCATCTGCCAAGAGCGTGGTATCGCCCAGTGCGTGTTACTTGGCGATCCCAAGAAGATTGCAAGCGTAGCAGCTGAGCGTGGTGTTAGCCTGCCAGAAGGCATCGAAATCATCTGCCCAAGCAGTATCGCTGACAAATATATCGCACCCATGGTAGAACGCCGCAAGGGTAAGCTTGATGAAGCAGGTGCTAAACAAGCCCTAGAAGATACTGTCGTGTTAGGAACGATGATGCTTTATGTGGGTGATGTCGATGGGCTGGTGTCAGGTGCGGTACACACGACAGCCGATACGATTCGCCCTGCATTTCAGCTGATCAAGACTGCCCCAGAATACTCTTTAGTGTCGTCTGTATTTTTTATGTTGCTACCTGAGCAAGTGGTTGTTTATGGTGACTGTGCTGTCAATCCAAACCCAACAGCCGAACAGTTGGCAGAGATTGCTATTCAGTCAGCTCAGTCTGCCCGTGCCTTTGGGATTGAGCCTAAAGTTGCTATGATTAGTTACTCTACCATGAATTCAGGTTCAGGTGAAGATGTCGATACAGTCAAAGCTGCTGTACAAATCGTGCGTGAAAAAGCACCACAGCTGGCAGTAGATGGCCCGTTGCAGTTTGATGCAGCAAGCGTGCCAAGTGTGGGCAAGTCAAAAGCACCAAACTCAAAAGTTGCAGGTGAAGCAAATGTATTTATCTTCCCAGATCTAAACACAGGTAACACCACGTATAAGGCGGTACAACGTACCGCAGGCGTGATTAGTGTTGGTCCAATGCTCCAAGGTCTAAACAAGCCTGTGAATGACTTGTCTCGTGGTTGCTTGGTGGATGATATTATATATACGATTGCACTGACCGCCATTCAGGCAGTGGATGATTAAGTTTAATCATCATCTATAAAAACGCCCAACCGATATGAGTTGGGCGTTTTTTTAATGGAGTTTAGTTACAGCTGTTCGTTACGTTGGAATACCCATGTTTTATCATCGCTAAGATTAGGCTTAAAATAATAGCCATCGGTGTTAAATTGCTTTAAGTCATCAGGGTTGGTAATTTGATTTTTAGCGGCAAAATTTACCATAAGTCCGCGAGCTTTCTTGGCATAAAAACTAACTACTTTATATTTGCCATTTTTCTCATCTTCAAAGCGTGGCGTAATAATGCGTGCTTTAATTTTCTTGGGCTGCACTGCTTTATAGTATTCGTTAGAAGCCAGATTGATGAGCGTGCTTTGCTTGTTATGTTGCATGTGCTGATTGATGAGCGTGGTGATTTTATCTCCCCAATATTGATATAAATCATCAGCATGTGGCGTTTTAAATTTTGTACCCATTTCAAGGCGATAAGGCAACATCATATCTAGTGGTTTTAGCAGTCCGTATAGACCTGATAAGATGCCCAAGTGGCAGTTTAGGTAGTTCATTTCATCTAGGTTAAGCTGATAGGCGTCAAGCCCTGTATAGACATCGCCGTCAAATAAATAAGCAGCTGGCTTGGCATTTTCATCAAACGGATAGCACCAATGCTGATTACGAACGACGTTAAGCTCGGCAATCTTAGCAGACACCCCCATAAGCTCTTGAATATCAATAACGTCGCAGCTTTTTAGTGTTTGCATTAAGGTGATTGCATCATCAATTAAAGCAGGCGTGCCTGTGGTTATATCAAGTGGCACGGGCGTTTTTTCGTCTAAGTTTTTGGCGGGTGATAATAAAAAATACATAAGATAAGCACATATTGATGGGTTCGCTTATTATTATAATCAAAAATACGACTTTTGCCAAAACTCAATTGGTAAAGTGGTTGGTTTTTTGGTGTGGTTTTTGTATAATCAACAAGTGATTAAACGATTAGTGAATACATAAAACGAACAAGGATTGACCATGACAGACTTAATGCAAGCACGCTTGATGCCTACAAATGGCGATAAAAGCATTGGTGTTATCACCATAAATAGACCAAAAGCGTTAAACGCCCAAAATCTTGAGATGGTGAAATTTACCGCACAGACCTTAGACGACTGGGCAAACGATGACAACGTAGCAATGGTCGTGCTGCATGGTGCAGGTGATAAGAGTTTGTGTGCAGGAGGCGATATTAAGTCGCTTTATACCAATGCTGATGAGGCGGAGGAATTTTTTGGGTGTGAGTATGGGCTAATGTATAATATGCATACCTATTGTAAGCCTGTGTTATCGTGGGGTAACGGCATTGTTATGGGCGGCGGCTTAGGGCTGCATGCAGCATCAAGTCATAAGGTTGTCACCCAAAGCACACTAATGGCAATGCCTGAAGTATCCATTGGGCTATTTCCTGATGCGGGAGCGTCTTATTTTTTAAATCGTATGATGGAAAAAGTGGGGCTGTTTTTGGGCTTGACAGGAGCTAGATTTAATGGCGATGACGCTCTTTACTTGGGTTTGGCAGATTTTGCCATCGAGCATGAGCAGTTTGAAGCGGTGCTTGATGGGCTAACCAAGGTCAGCTTTGCTGATGATGACTTAAATCATCATCGACTGACCGCCTTTTTGCAGCAGTTTCACCGCACTGATATTTTAGCACAAGGTGAAATATTGCCAAATTTTGCTAAGATTAATGCATTGATGAACGCAGGCGATCTATTGCTTGTGGATAAAGCCCTTCAAGAATATGCAGGCGACAGTAGCTTTATCCAGACGGCTATTGATAGCTATCAAAATGGCTCAGCACTCACTAAAGCCATCACTTGGCATATTTACCACCATCTAAAAACACACGATTTATCGCTTGATGACATCTTTAAGATAGAAAAAGCCGTCGCTATCCAGTGCGTACAGCAAGGCGATTTTAAAGAAGGCGTGAGAGCCTTATTGGTTGATAAAGACAAAAACCCTAAATGGCAGTTTTCTTTAAGTCAGATTAATGAAGCGTGCATTCGTCAGTATGTTCCGTTTTAGTTGATTTAAAAGGTGCTATTAACGCACCTTTTTTTCATTAAGGCTTTTTCATTTTAAGAAAATCCGCTAAAATGCACAAGCTAATAAATACTAAGTCAAAGGTCGTATTATGAACCACTCTAACCCTATAAAATCTCGTCTCGATCATGCCATGTCTAAGCCCCAAATCACAGCCAGCGGTGGTATCCGCCACTTTTTGGGTGTCGAAGGGCTTGGACGCACACAGCTTGAGAATATCATCGATAAGGCGATGGGCTATTTTGACGCTGATGGACGGCTGATAAATACCGATGAACTTGCTGGCAAGACGGTGATGAATTTATTTTTTGAAAACTCAACTCGCACACGCACAACTTTTGAGGCTGCCCAAAAACGTCTAGGTGCCAATGTACTTAATCTTGATATTGCACGCTCTTCAACGAGCAAAGGAGAAAGTCTATCTGATACGTTGTGGAATCTTGAGGCGATGAGCAGTGATATGTTTGTCGTGCGTCATTCGTCGAGTGGTGCAGCACATTTTATGGCAACTCAAGTAACGCCAAATGTCGCCATCATCAATGCAGGCGATGGCTGGCATGCCCACCCAACCCAAGCCATGCTAGATATGCTGACCATTCACCGTGAAGTGGTACAAAAAGGCAAGGCGTTTGATGACTTAAGTGTGGCTATCGTGGGGGATATTAAGCATAGCCGTGTGGCACGCTCGGATATTTGTGCTTTGCAGACGCTTGGCGTTAAGGATTTAAGGGTTATTGCTCCACGCACATTATTACCTAAAGGCATAGAGCGTTATGGCGTAAATGTATGTGACAACATTAATCAAGGCGTGGTAGATTGTGATGTGATTATCGGTCTTCGTATTCAAAATGAGCGTATCGGCTCGCCACTACTGCCATCAACAAGCGAATACTTTAAGCACTATGGCATTAATGAGCATAGGCTAAACCTTGCCAAGCCAAATGCCATCGTTATGCACCCAGGACCGATGAATCGAGGTGTAGAGATTGCATCTGATGTGGCAGATGGTGAGCAGTCGGTTATCTTAAAGCAAGTCAATAACGGCATTGCTGTGCGTATGGCGGTGATGGCAATGGCAATGCGTGGGCAAGAACAGTCCAAAGGGTAATTGATTCTTTAAATTTAAGGCGATACTATGAAAAATTTACTTCCTAAAACTTGGCAATTTGATACCAAAAACATAACGACAGACACGAATGAAAAGTGGCTTATACCGCCCATCGTAGATCTGTGTGCACGCCTAAATAAGTTTGGTGATGGCACATCATTTACCCATGAATGTCAGACAGCGATTAAAAATGGCATTTTGCACGTGTGCACACCGCCTGATGATGGTGCGGTGCGAGAGTCTAGCTCACTGCTTAAAGAGGTTCGTGAAAAAGCTGCCAATCATGGACTAAATTTACATATGTTAGGGGCACTAACCCAAGGTCTAAAAGGCGAAAAGCTTGCTAACATCGCTGACATTAAGGCAGGCGGGGCAATTGGTGTTAGCAATGCCCGCTTTGCTTTTGCAAATGACGAAGTATTGTTAAGAGCATTAGAATATGCTAAAGCCTTTGATATTAAGGTGTTCTTCTACCCAGATGAGCCAAGTTTATCAAAAGGAGTGGCACATGATGGTTACATCGCAAGCTATCATGGATTGGCAGGTATTCCTTGGCTTGCTGAGACCGTCGCACTTGCTAAGCAAATTTTGATGGTAGAAGAGACGGGAATTTGTGCTCATTTTAGCCAGCTGACTTGCCGAACTTCTGTGGATTTGGTGCGGTTTGGCAAGGCTAGGGGCTTACCGATTACCTGTGATGTTGCCATGCACCAGCTGTTTTTAACTGATGATGATATTGAAGGCTATAACGCCAACGCCCATGTGTATCCGCCACTTCGCTCTAATACCGACCAAAGGGCTTTGCGACAGGGCTTGGCAGATGGAACGATTGACGCTATCTGTAGCCATCATGAACCATTATCAAGCACAGATAAGCTAATGCCATTTGCTGAGAGTGTGGCAGGCATTAGTAACTTTGATACTTTTGTATCGCTTGCTTGTCAGCTTGTGGCAGATGGCGTTTTGACCGATACACAGCTTGTGGAAAAAATCTGCCTAAATCCTGCTAACATTGCAGGAATTACTGATTATGAGCAGATTGGTGGAGCGGTGCTTATCGACCCAAATCAAGCGTGGCAAGTTACCAAGCAGTCTATATTATCTAAGGGTAAGAACACGCCATTTTTAGGTGATGAATTATTTGGTAAGGTTGTACAGACTTTTTTTTAAGTTTGGCAAATGTTAGATATGAAAAAGCCACCCGTAACGAGTGGCTTTTTTGGTGGCGGTATTAATTAAAGCCACGCTTAATATCGTTTATGGTTTTTTTACTTTTACCAAAAAAGTGACGCAACTTACGAACCAAGCGAAGGGTTTTAGTTAGATTGCTTTCGGTGAATGCTGCCTGACCATGTGGGATAACGATTGTGTTATTATTAGCGTCTGTCGTCAGTCCTGCATCGTGATCAAAGCCGATTGAGCTATCGCCGTGTTCACCTGTATCTTCAGCGACAATACGAACGATTTCTTGCTTTTCACGCAAAGGTGTTGTATCTAGTAGATACGATAGCGGCATATTTAGCTCGTTTTTTGCAGTGCGTTCGATGCGTACCAAATGCCCATACAGCTCAACAAACCAAGGGTCGTAATCAGCTGATTTTAGACCATCAAGCTCATCTTTAATAGGTAAGGGGTAAGGTAAATTCTTATAAAACTGCCAAAGATTAAGCGTACTTAGGTCAGTTTTTAGGATGTATTCATCATCTTTGGTACGTGTGATAAGTCTGCTATCAACAAGTTGAGCGATGTAGGTACTCCATTTTGGTAATTCTTTGCGACCAAGCACTCGGCGCAATTCATGCTCGCTAACTGTGCTGCTGTCTTTATGACGCTTATACGCCAAATTTAGCATATCAAGCAAGCTTAATAGTGGGTGGCGTACTGGCACTTCTTTGGTATCAAAGATGGAAAGCGTGTAGCTTATCTCTACCCCAAGCAAGATGATATTCCAAGACAAATACAGCCACATCAAGAAAATAGGAATCGCAGCAAACGCACCATAAATGGCTTCATAACTGGTGAAGTTGGTCATGACTGTCCCAAAAATTTGCTTGAGTGTCTCAAACAAAATGGCAACAATTATCCCTGCAATGGCAGCATTCTTAAATGGCACTTGAACTTTAGGAATAAACCAGTACATACCCACAAAGCCTGATACGGCTATCAATAAAGATACTAAGTATGCCCAAATACCCCAATCAATGCCATAACCTGCCACTTGACGATTAAAGAAATCAGCACTTTGTATGGCACTAGATGCACCGAATGCGACCGCCAAAATAATAGGACCAAGCGTAATCATCGCCCAGTAACGAATGACACTTTTCATGCCACCTGAACGTTCTTGGACACGCCAAATGTCGTTAAATGCTGTTTCAATCGTGACAAGTGTGATGATGGTGGTAACAAAAACACCAAGCACACCCACAATACCTAAATTGCTCGATTTTTCAGCGAAATTTTGGATATATCCGCCGATTTGAGCACTTGATGATGGTAAAAGATTGTCGTAAATCAGGTGCTCCATCTGTCCGCGTACACCTTCAAAGGCAGGTACGCTTGATAGCATGACTAAGATAACCGTTAAAATCGGCACAAGAGAAAGCAGCGTAGTATAAGTTAAGCTGGCTGCTTTTTGGGTACAATTATCTTCTAAGAAATGACGAACTAATAGCCGAAGGTACATAAACCAGCTATGGTGAGCAAAAGGAAGTTTGTTTAAAAAATTTGTCATAAGAATAATTTGGTTGCTTCTTGGTATGTCTAGTGTAGCAAATCTTGAGCAATTTTTAAAATAAAAACTTGTATGTTTTGTGAAACACAAGAAGGCTTAAGTGTAAATCGTGGCGTTTTTTAGGGGTTTTGGTTATAATGCTGTGATATATCACTTATAATAAGCCCATATCATGCCAAAACCAAAAGCACAATCTACCCCAAAACCCATCAAGCCTATCCGCCAAAAACTGTGGATCACTTGGATTGTATGGATTATTTGTCGGCTACTCGTGCTGCCGATTATTGTGGGTATGCCTTATGTAAAGGTCATCATGGCAGGTATGGCTTGGCAATTAGTCGTCTTATTGCCAGTGTTACTACTTAGTGGCATCGTCATGCGTGGCAAGTCGCCATATCCGCTGATTTTTATAAGTATGCTGACGCTGATTTATTTGGGGAATGCAGGCTTAGATATGCTGACTAAGATTTACGCTTACGCACCGCTAGGAGTGCAAGCGTTTTTTGTGGTAGAATTTGTATTATTATTGATGATTAATGCATGGCTATTTATTCTTCTAAGAAGATTGCCACCCATGCATCAAGCTAATAGACAATTAACAGATAACTAACTAAAAATAACGATTAGTTAATCTTAGTTAATTCCATCATGATAACCTTGCCATCATTTTTTTGACTAACTTTGATGGGTAGGTAGTTTAGGCTAGGCGCTAAGTAAAAACTGGTCGCACGATCTTTATCTTCGTGTATGCGGTCGATACGCACCACATCATACGTTCCAGCAGGCACAGTCAGTTTGCTTGCTCCTGCCTTTTTAAACTTAGTTTTCTCAATGCTGTCTTTTTTGACTAGGTTATAACTGCCCGTAAATTTATTATTCATTAATTCCTGACGAATCTTAGTTTCAAGGCTAAGATCATCATAGGCTTGCCCATTCATTTGTAAAGAAGCAGATTTGTCCTTATAGGTGCTGACGACTGTTTTTCCGATGAATCTAACATCATGAGTGTTGCCAATGCCAGCAAATTTTACCGACATGGTCGCAGTTTTTGGCGTAATGACATCATTGATGACAGTAAAGTTTGATTTTTGGTTTAACTTTGCAATCAAGGCGGCCTTAGCAGATACAGTGTAGTGATAGTCGTTTTTATGGTGGCTTAGTGTACGAGTTGCTACGCCTTTTTTGCCATCAGCATTTAGTACGTAAGTGGCATTAAAATCTAAGTCGCCAGCAGCGTGAGCGGCAGCTGTGCTGATTAGCGTGGTAGTGGCAGCAACTTTTAGTAGGGTTGTTAATTTCATAATTAAAAACTTTTGTGATGAATACTATTTCATAATGACCAACAATAGCTGCTTTTTCAAGGCAAAGTTGCAAAAATCAACAAAGCTGTAATATTGTTTTTTGATACTGTCTAAAAATTTTTCATAAAAACTGCTTGAAATTTTCCCCCAAAAGCACCACTTTTAAGCCAACCCCTTGTTGGGTTCATAGATTTTTATAATTTATTAACAAATTAATGGAGTTATCATGAAAATTCGTCCCCTACACGATCGTATCGTCGTTCGCCGCACTGAAGAAGAGCAAAAGACCGCAGGTGGTATTTTATTACCAGGTTCTGCCCAAGAAAAACCACAACAAGGTAAAGTGCTTGCAGTCGGTGGTGGTCAAGTTACCGATAATGGCGTGCGTGAATTAGATGTTAAAGTTGGCGATATCGTATTATTTGGTCAATATGCAGGTCAGACGATCAAGGTTGATGGCGAAGAGCTGCTTATCATGAAAGAAAGCGATGTGTTTGGCGTTTTAGAAGCTTAAATTTTAAAAGCTATTAAATTTTAAAAGTTAATTATCGCCAATATTGTTTGGTTTTAAAATTGCAAAAGTCCGCCTAGAGTTGGTGGCAACTTTACTAACATAGACACAATAACTGGAGAAAAATCATGGCAAAAGATGTCAATTTTGGAGCAACTGCTCGTGAAAAGATGATCAATGGCGTAAACGTTCTTGCAAATGCTGTTAAGGTGACGCTTGGACCTAAGGGTCGTAATGTAGTGATTGATAAGTCATTTGGTGCACCTACCATTACCAAAGATGGTGTGTCTGTCGCCAAAGAAATTGAGCTTGAAGATAAGTTTGAGAATATGGGTGCACAGCTTGTGCGTGAAGTTGCGTCTAAGACAAACGATGTGGCAGGTGACGGCACAACGACAGCGACCGTACTTGCTCAAGCTATCCTAACTGAAGGCATGAAGTCAGTGGCTGCTGGCATGAATCCGATGGATCTTAAGCGTGGCATTGATAAAGCCACCCGTCTTGTGGTAGATGAAATCCACGCCATCTCAACACCAGCTAACGACGATAAAGCCATCGCTCAAGTTGGCTCAATCTCTGCTAACTCTGACGTAAAAATTGGCGAGCTTATCTCTGAAGCCATGCAAAGAGTCGGCAAAAAAGGCGTTATCACCGTAGAAGAAGGCTCAGGCTTTGAAGATGCGTTAGAAGTTGTTGAAGGTATGCAGTTTGATCGTGGCTATATCAGCCCATACTTTGCAAATAAGCCTGATAGCCTAACTTGTGAATTTGACAATCCATCAATTTTGCTTGTGGATAAAAAAATCAGCAACATCCGTGAAATCGTGCCACTATTAGAAAAAGTCATGCAAACGAGTCGTCCGCTGCTTATCATTGCAGAAGACGTAGAAAACGAAGCTTTAGCAACGCTTGTGGTGAATAACTTGCGTGGCGGTCTAAAAGTGTGTGCTGTAAAAGCTCCAGGCTTTGGTGACAGACGTAAAGCCATGTTGCAAGACATCGCTGTCCTAACAGGCGGTACGGTTATCTCTGAAGAGGTAGGTCTATCGCTAGAAACAG encodes:
- the groL gene encoding chaperonin GroEL (60 kDa chaperone family; promotes refolding of misfolded polypeptides especially under stressful conditions; forms two stacked rings of heptamers to form a barrel-shaped 14mer; ends can be capped by GroES; misfolded proteins enter the barrel where they are refolded when GroES binds), coding for MMAKDVNFGATAREKMINGVNVLANAVKVTLGPKGRNVVIDKSFGAPTITKDGVSVAKEIELEDKFENMGAQLVREVASKTNDVAGDGTTTATVLAQAILTEGMKSVAAGMNPMDLKRGIDKATRLVVDEIHAISTPANDDKAIAQVGSISANSDVKIGELISEAMQRVGKKGVITVEEGSGFEDALEVVEGMQFDRGYISPYFANKPDSLTCEFDNPSILLVDKKISNIREIVPLLEKVMQTSRPLLIIAEDVENEALATLVVNNLRGGLKVCAVKAPGFGDRRKAMLQDIAVLTGGTVISEEVGLSLETAEVAHLGTAKRVTVGKENTVIVDGAGEKSEIDARVESIRRQVEESTSDYDKEKLQERVAKLSGGVAVIKVGAATETEMKEKKDRVDDALHATRAAVEEGVVAGGGVALVRALSSLNDVKGDNDDQTAGINILKRAIEAPLRQIVTNAGDEASVIINAVKNGTGNYGYNAATGEYGDMIEMGILDPAKVTRSALEHAASVAGLMLTTEVMITDLPKEEPAMPMGAGMGGMGGMM